A single Pseudomonas putida DNA region contains:
- the waaF gene encoding lipopolysaccharide heptosyltransferase II, producing MRILIIGPSWVGDMVMAQTLFQCLKQQHPDCVIDVLAPEWSRPILERMPEVRQALSFPLGHGALELATRRRIGKSLAGQYDQAILLPNSLKSALVPFFAGIPKRTGWRGEMRFGLLNDVRKLDKARYPLMIERFMALAYAPGAELPQPYPRPSLQIEAQSREAALAKFGLALDRPVLALCPGAEFGEAKRWPSEHYANVADAMIRQGWQVWLFGSKNDHPVGEQIRDRLIPGLREESYNLAGETSLAEAIDLMSCADAVVSNDSGLMHVAAALNRPLVAVYGSTSPGFTPPLAEKVEVVRTGIECSPCFDRTCRFGHYNCLRLLEPGKVIAALHSLGGSNLIDTVAEVD from the coding sequence ATGAGAATACTGATCATTGGCCCCAGCTGGGTCGGCGACATGGTGATGGCGCAGACCCTGTTCCAGTGCCTGAAACAGCAGCACCCCGACTGCGTGATCGACGTGCTGGCGCCCGAGTGGAGCCGGCCGATCCTCGAACGCATGCCCGAAGTACGCCAGGCCTTGAGCTTCCCGCTCGGCCACGGCGCGCTGGAGCTGGCCACGCGGCGGCGCATCGGCAAGTCCCTGGCCGGCCAGTACGACCAGGCCATCCTGCTGCCCAACTCGCTGAAATCGGCATTGGTGCCGTTCTTTGCGGGTATTCCCAAGCGTACGGGTTGGCGCGGCGAGATGCGTTTTGGCCTGCTCAATGATGTGCGCAAGCTGGACAAGGCCCGCTACCCGTTGATGATCGAGCGCTTCATGGCGCTTGCCTACGCGCCCGGTGCCGAGCTGCCGCAGCCGTATCCGCGGCCGAGCCTGCAGATCGAAGCGCAGAGCCGCGAGGCGGCGCTGGCCAAATTCGGCCTGGCGCTGGACCGCCCGGTACTTGCGCTGTGCCCAGGCGCCGAGTTCGGCGAGGCCAAGCGCTGGCCGTCTGAGCACTACGCCAACGTTGCCGACGCGATGATCCGCCAGGGCTGGCAGGTGTGGCTGTTCGGCTCGAAGAACGATCACCCGGTCGGTGAGCAGATCCGTGACCGGCTGATCCCGGGCTTGCGTGAAGAGTCGTACAACCTGGCCGGTGAAACCTCGCTGGCCGAGGCCATCGACCTGATGTCCTGCGCCGACGCCGTGGTCTCCAACGATTCCGGCCTGATGCACGTGGCTGCCGCGCTGAACCGCCCGCTGGTAGCGGTGTACGGCTCTACCTCGCCAGGCTTCACGCCGCCACTGGCTGAAAAAGTGGAAGTGGTGCGCACCGGCATAGAGTGCAGCCCGTGCTTCGACCGCACCTGCCGCTTCGGCCATTACAACTGCCTGCGCCTGCTGGAGCCCGGCAAAGTCATCGCCGCCCTGCACAGCTTGGGTGGCTCGAACCTGATCGATACCGTGGCCGAGGTCGACTAA
- the glnE gene encoding bifunctional [glutamate--ammonia ligase]-adenylyl-L-tyrosine phosphorylase/[glutamate--ammonia-ligase] adenylyltransferase — protein MRLPLPLELPASLQPLVVRNQQFLSDAVAGHAELDLQTWTPLHRQQFDQVAAASDFVLGLAQREPAMLFALIASGELDRRYAAGELRGQIAAAAQAAQSEDELARNLRRERNRQQLRIIWRDITRQAELGETCRDLSDLADAAIDEAYQWLYPRHCQQFGTPIGNRSGQPQHMVVLGMGKLGAVELNLSSDIDLIFGFPEGGETEGVKRSLDNQEFFTRLGQRLIKALDPVTVDGFVFRVDMRLRPYGSAGALVLSFNALEQYYQDQGRDWERYAMIKARVVAGDQAAGAQLQEMLRPFVYRRYLDFSAIEALRTMKQLIQQEVRRKGMADNIKLGAGGIREVEFIAQAFQLIHGGRDLSLQQRPLLKVLATLEGQGYLPPAVVAELREGYEFLRYTEHAIQAIADRQTQMLPDSELDRERVAYILGFADWQSFHDQLMYWRGRVDWHFRQVIADPDEDEGEGELVVGGEWSPLWEQAQDEDAAGRQLEEAGFKQPAEALRRLAGLRASPQLRSMQRIGRERLDAFIPRLLAQAVEHDNPDLVLERVLPLVEAVARRSAYLVLLTENPGALRRLLTLCAASPWIAEQIARYPLLLDELLNEGRLFSPPLAPELAAELRERLTRIPEDDLEQQMEALRHFKLAHSLRVAASEISGNLPLMKVSDYLTWLAEAILDQVLALAWRQTVARHGQPKRSDGSLCDPGFIIIGYGKVGGLELGHGSDLDLVFIHDGDPQAETDGAKPIDSAQFFTRLGQRIIHLLTTQTNSGQLYDVDMRLRPSGAAGLLVSSLGAFERYQQSEAWTWEHQALVRARVLVGCKQVATAFEGVRAKVLGQARDLGKLRSEVSEMRAKMRDNLGTKATAAGTAANAFDAGVAFDIKQDAGGIVDIEFMVQYAALAWSHEHPAILRWTDNIRILEELEQAGLMPASDAVLLREVYKAFRSASHRQALQKQAGVIDAAQFADERREVRRIWSELGLT, from the coding sequence ATGCGCCTACCTTTGCCGCTCGAACTGCCTGCTTCCCTGCAACCGCTGGTCGTTCGCAACCAGCAGTTTCTGAGCGATGCCGTGGCAGGCCACGCTGAACTCGACCTGCAAACCTGGACCCCGCTGCACCGGCAACAGTTCGATCAGGTAGCCGCCGCCAGCGACTTCGTGCTTGGCCTGGCCCAGCGTGAGCCGGCCATGCTGTTTGCCCTGATCGCCAGCGGTGAGCTGGACCGCCGTTACGCCGCAGGCGAGTTGCGCGGGCAGATCGCCGCTGCGGCCCAGGCCGCGCAGAGCGAAGACGAGCTGGCGCGTAACCTGCGCCGCGAGCGCAACCGCCAGCAGCTGCGCATCATCTGGCGCGACATCACACGGCAGGCCGAGCTGGGCGAGACCTGCCGGGACCTGTCCGACCTCGCCGATGCCGCCATCGACGAAGCCTACCAGTGGCTGTACCCGCGCCACTGCCAGCAGTTCGGCACGCCGATCGGCAACCGCAGCGGCCAGCCACAGCACATGGTGGTGCTGGGCATGGGCAAGCTGGGCGCGGTGGAGTTGAACCTGTCGTCGGATATCGACCTGATCTTCGGCTTCCCCGAAGGTGGTGAAACGGAAGGGGTCAAGCGCTCGCTGGACAACCAGGAGTTCTTCACCCGCCTGGGCCAGCGCCTGATCAAGGCACTCGACCCGGTCACCGTCGATGGCTTCGTGTTCCGCGTGGACATGCGCCTGCGCCCTTACGGCTCGGCCGGCGCACTGGTGCTCAGCTTCAATGCGCTGGAGCAGTATTACCAGGACCAGGGCCGCGACTGGGAACGCTACGCGATGATCAAGGCGCGGGTGGTGGCTGGCGACCAGGCCGCAGGCGCGCAACTTCAGGAAATGCTGCGGCCATTCGTTTACCGGCGTTACCTGGACTTCTCGGCGATCGAAGCGCTGCGCACCATGAAGCAGCTGATCCAGCAGGAAGTGCGGCGCAAGGGCATGGCCGACAACATCAAGCTCGGCGCTGGCGGTATCCGCGAGGTCGAGTTCATCGCCCAGGCATTCCAGCTGATCCACGGCGGGCGCGACCTGAGCCTGCAGCAGCGGCCGCTGCTCAAGGTGCTGGCGACGCTGGAAGGCCAGGGTTACCTGCCGCCGGCAGTGGTGGCGGAGCTGCGCGAAGGTTATGAATTCCTGCGTTATACCGAGCACGCCATCCAGGCCATCGCCGACCGCCAGACGCAGATGCTGCCGGATAGCGAGCTCGACCGTGAGCGTGTCGCCTATATCCTCGGCTTTGCCGACTGGCAGAGCTTCCACGATCAGCTGATGTACTGGCGCGGTCGGGTCGACTGGCACTTCCGCCAAGTGATTGCCGACCCGGATGAAGACGAAGGTGAAGGCGAGCTGGTAGTGGGTGGCGAGTGGTCGCCACTCTGGGAACAGGCCCAGGATGAAGATGCAGCGGGCCGCCAACTGGAAGAGGCTGGCTTCAAGCAGCCGGCCGAAGCCCTGCGCCGCCTGGCCGGGCTGCGCGCCAGCCCGCAGCTGCGCTCGATGCAGCGTATCGGCCGGGAGCGGCTGGATGCCTTCATTCCACGGTTGCTGGCCCAGGCCGTGGAGCACGACAACCCGGACCTGGTGCTGGAACGCGTGCTGCCGCTGGTCGAAGCCGTGGCGCGGCGTTCGGCCTATCTGGTGCTGCTCACCGAAAACCCGGGTGCCCTGCGGCGCTTGCTGACCCTGTGTGCGGCCAGCCCATGGATCGCCGAGCAGATCGCCCGCTACCCGTTGCTGCTCGATGAGCTGCTCAACGAAGGCCGCCTGTTCAGCCCACCGTTGGCGCCGGAGCTGGCCGCCGAGCTGCGCGAGCGGCTGACGCGCATTCCCGAGGACGACCTGGAGCAGCAGATGGAAGCGCTGCGCCACTTCAAGCTGGCGCACAGCCTGCGTGTTGCTGCATCGGAAATCAGCGGCAACCTGCCGTTGATGAAAGTCAGCGATTACCTGACCTGGCTGGCCGAAGCGATTCTCGACCAGGTGCTGGCCCTGGCCTGGCGCCAGACCGTGGCCCGCCATGGCCAGCCCAAGCGCAGCGACGGCAGCTTGTGCGACCCAGGCTTCATCATCATCGGCTATGGCAAGGTCGGCGGCCTGGAGCTGGGCCACGGTTCGGACCTGGACCTGGTGTTCATTCACGATGGCGACCCGCAAGCGGAAACCGATGGCGCCAAGCCGATCGACAGTGCGCAGTTCTTCACGCGCCTGGGCCAACGCATCATCCACCTGCTGACCACCCAGACCAACTCCGGCCAGCTGTACGACGTCGACATGCGCCTGCGCCCCTCCGGTGCGGCGGGGCTGCTGGTCAGTTCGCTGGGGGCGTTCGAGCGTTACCAGCAGAGCGAAGCCTGGACCTGGGAACATCAGGCCCTGGTGCGCGCCCGTGTGCTGGTGGGCTGCAAGCAGGTGGCGACGGCGTTCGAGGGTGTACGGGCCAAGGTCCTGGGCCAGGCCCGCGACCTTGGCAAGTTGCGCAGCGAGGTGAGCGAGATGCGCGCCAAGATGCGTGACAACCTCGGTACCAAAGCCACGGCTGCCGGCACCGCGGCCAATGCCTTCGATGCTGGCGTTGCGTTCGATATCAAGCAGGATGCCGGCGGTATCGTCGATATCGAATTTATGGTGCAATACGCCGCTTTGGCCTGGTCTCACGAGCATCCGGCCATACTCCGATGGACCGATAACATCCGCATTCTGGAAGAGCTGGAGCAGGCAGGGTTGATGCCGGCCAGTGACGCGGTGCTGTTGCGTGAGGTGTACAAGGCGTTCCGCTCGGCGTCGCACCGCCAGGCCCTGCAGAAGCAGGCCGGGGTGATCGATGCGGCGCAGTTTGCCGATGAACGCCGCGAAGTGCGGCGGATCTGGAGCGAATTGGGTCTGACCTGA
- the aceF gene encoding dihydrolipoyllysine-residue acetyltransferase, whose protein sequence is MSELIRVPDIGSGEGEIIELFVKVGDRIEADQSLLTLESDKASMEIPAPKAGVIKELKVKLGDRLKEGDELLVLEAEGAAAAAPEAPAAAAAPAPAAAPAPAAEAAPAPAAAPAAASVQDIHVPDIGSSGKAKIIEVLVKVGDTVEADQSLITLESDKASMEIPSPAAGVVEEVLCKLEDEVGTGDLIFKLKVAGAAPAAAPAPAAAAPAKAEAAPAAAPAAAAPAAAPAPVATAPAAGSNAKVHAGPAVRQLAREFGVDLGAVAATGPHGRILKEDVQVYVKAMMQKAKEAPAAAGATGGAGIPPIPAVDFSKFGEVEEVALTRLMQVGATNLHRSWLNVPHVTQFDSADITELEAFRVAQKAVAEKAGVKLTVLPLLLKACAFLLKELPDFNSSLAPSGKAIIRKKYVHIGFAVDTPDGLLVPVIKNVDQKSLLQLAAEAAALAEKARTKKLSADDMQGACFTISSLGHIGGTGFTPIVNAPEVAILGVSKATMQPVWDGKAFQPKLMLPLSLSYDHRVINGAAAARFTKRLGDVLGDIRTMLL, encoded by the coding sequence GTGAGCGAACTCATTCGCGTACCTGACATCGGCAGCGGTGAAGGTGAAATCATCGAGCTGTTCGTCAAGGTCGGTGATCGTATCGAGGCTGACCAGAGCCTGCTGACCCTGGAGTCCGACAAGGCCTCCATGGAGATCCCGGCGCCCAAGGCCGGTGTGATCAAGGAACTGAAGGTCAAGCTGGGCGACCGCCTGAAAGAAGGCGACGAGCTGCTGGTCCTGGAAGCCGAGGGCGCCGCTGCTGCGGCCCCTGAGGCCCCGGCCGCCGCCGCAGCTCCGGCTCCAGCTGCTGCGCCTGCTCCGGCCGCCGAAGCGGCCCCTGCTCCGGCAGCAGCTCCGGCTGCCGCCAGCGTGCAGGACATCCACGTGCCGGACATCGGTTCGTCGGGCAAGGCCAAGATCATCGAAGTGCTGGTCAAGGTCGGCGACACCGTCGAAGCCGACCAGTCGCTGATTACCCTGGAGTCCGACAAGGCCTCCATGGAAATCCCGTCGCCGGCTGCCGGCGTGGTCGAAGAAGTCCTGTGCAAGCTGGAAGATGAAGTTGGCACTGGCGACCTGATCTTCAAGCTCAAGGTCGCGGGCGCTGCCCCTGCTGCCGCTCCGGCGCCAGCCGCTGCAGCACCAGCCAAGGCCGAAGCTGCTCCAGCTGCCGCGCCTGCCGCCGCTGCCCCGGCTGCTGCCCCGGCTCCGGTCGCTACCGCCCCGGCTGCTGGCAGCAATGCCAAGGTTCACGCCGGCCCGGCGGTTCGCCAGCTGGCCCGTGAATTCGGTGTCGACCTGGGCGCAGTTGCCGCCACCGGTCCGCACGGCCGCATCCTGAAAGAAGACGTGCAGGTCTACGTCAAGGCGATGATGCAAAAGGCCAAGGAAGCCCCGGCAGCCGCCGGCGCAACCGGTGGCGCTGGCATCCCGCCGATCCCTGCCGTGGACTTCAGCAAGTTCGGTGAAGTGGAAGAAGTGGCCCTGACCCGCCTGATGCAGGTCGGTGCCACCAACCTGCACCGCAGCTGGCTGAACGTGCCGCACGTGACCCAGTTCGACTCCGCCGACATCACCGAGCTGGAAGCCTTCCGCGTTGCGCAGAAGGCCGTGGCCGAGAAGGCTGGCGTCAAGCTGACCGTGCTGCCACTGCTGCTCAAGGCCTGCGCCTTCCTGCTCAAGGAACTGCCGGACTTCAACAGCTCGCTGGCGCCAAGCGGCAAGGCCATCATCCGCAAGAAGTACGTGCACATCGGCTTCGCCGTGGACACCCCGGACGGCCTGCTGGTCCCTGTGATCAAGAACGTCGACCAGAAGAGCCTGCTGCAACTGGCTGCCGAAGCCGCTGCACTGGCCGAGAAGGCGCGCACCAAGAAGCTGTCGGCCGACGACATGCAAGGTGCCTGCTTCACCATCTCCAGCCTCGGCCACATTGGCGGCACCGGCTTCACGCCGATCGTCAACGCGCCGGAAGTGGCGATCCTGGGCGTCTCCAAGGCGACCATGCAGCCAGTCTGGGATGGCAAGGCCTTCCAGCCGAAGCTGATGCTGCCACT
- the waaC gene encoding lipopolysaccharide heptosyltransferase I, with translation MRVLIIKTSSLGDVIHTLPALTDAAHAIPGIRFDWVVEEGFAEIPSWHPAVDQVIPVAIRRWRKNIWQTIRSGEWKAFKQRVRERKYDLVIDAQGLVKSAWLTRYVKAPVAGLDRFSAREGWASRFYDRPLSVAVGQHAVERVRQLFAMALAYDLPEGIGHYGLDLDRLQLPPAAPYVVFLHGTTWATKHWPEAYWRELAERLGRRKLQVRLPWGNPDEKARAERIAQGLNNCQVLPKLNLAGVARVLAAAKACVAVDTGLGHLAAALDVPTISLFGPTNPGLTGAYGRVQVHQASDFPCAPCLQKKCTYKPSADDQRRFDLKREWPLCFTRLNPEHVASRLSALLLAEDVR, from the coding sequence GTGCGGGTACTGATCATCAAGACCTCGTCGCTGGGTGATGTGATCCACACCCTGCCGGCGCTTACCGACGCTGCCCATGCCATCCCGGGCATCCGTTTCGACTGGGTAGTGGAAGAAGGCTTCGCCGAGATCCCCAGCTGGCACCCGGCGGTCGACCAGGTCATCCCGGTGGCGATCCGCCGCTGGCGCAAGAATATCTGGCAGACGATCAGGAGCGGCGAGTGGAAGGCGTTCAAGCAGCGCGTTCGCGAGCGCAAGTACGACCTGGTGATCGATGCCCAGGGCTTGGTAAAGTCGGCCTGGCTGACCCGCTACGTCAAGGCACCGGTCGCCGGCCTGGACCGTTTCTCGGCCCGTGAAGGCTGGGCCAGCCGCTTCTACGACCGGCCCCTGTCGGTTGCCGTCGGCCAGCATGCCGTGGAGCGTGTGCGCCAGCTGTTCGCCATGGCCCTGGCCTACGACCTGCCGGAAGGCATCGGCCATTACGGCCTCGACCTCGACCGCCTGCAGCTGCCGCCGGCCGCACCCTACGTGGTGTTCCTGCACGGCACGACCTGGGCGACCAAGCACTGGCCCGAAGCCTATTGGCGCGAACTGGCCGAGCGCCTTGGCCGGCGCAAGCTGCAGGTGCGCCTGCCGTGGGGCAACCCGGACGAGAAGGCCCGCGCCGAGCGCATCGCCCAGGGCTTGAACAACTGCCAGGTGCTCCCCAAATTGAACCTTGCCGGCGTCGCCCGTGTGCTGGCGGCGGCCAAGGCTTGTGTGGCGGTGGATACCGGCCTCGGCCACCTGGCCGCAGCGCTGGATGTGCCGACCATTTCGCTGTTCGGCCCGACCAACCCGGGCCTGACTGGCGCCTATGGCCGCGTGCAGGTTCACCAGGCCAGCGATTTCCCTTGCGCACCGTGCCTGCAGAAGAAATGCACCTACAAACCGAGCGCTGACGACCAGCGCCGGTTCGATCTGAAACGCGAGTGGCCGCTGTGCTTCACTCGCCTGAATCCCGAGCATGTAGCGAGCCGCCTGAGCGCGCTGCTGCTGGCTGAGGATGTTCGTTGA
- the aceE gene encoding pyruvate dehydrogenase (acetyl-transferring), homodimeric type — translation MQDLDPIETQEWLDALESVLDKEGEDRAHYLMTRMGELATRSGSQLPYAITTPYRNTIPVTHEARMPGDLFMERRIRSMVRWNALAMVMRTNLKDSDLGGHISSFASSATLYDIGFNYFFQAPTEEHGGDLIFFQGHASPGVYARAFMEGRINEDQMNNFRQEVDGNGLSSYPHPWLMPDFWQFPTVSMGLGPIQAIYQARFMKYLEARGFIPAGKQKVWCFMGDGECDEPESLGAIALAGREKLDNLIFVINCNLQRLDGPVRGNGKIIQELEGVFRGGGWNVNKVVWGRFWDPLLAKDTNGALQRRMDEVIDGEYQNYKAKDGAYVRENFFNTPELKAMVEDLSDDEIWKLNRGGHDPYKVYAAYHQAVNHKEQPTVILAKTIKGYGTGAGEAKNTAHNTKKVDVDSLRHFRDRFDIPVKDADLENLPFFKPEEGSAEARYLAERRAALGGFVPQRRAKSFSVPTPSLETLKAILDGSGDREISTTMAFVRILAQLVKDKEIGQRIVPIIPDEARTFGMEGMFRQLGIYSSVGQLYEPVDKDQVMFYREDKKGQILEEGINEAGAMSSFIAAGTSYSCHNQPMLPFYIFYSMFGFQRIGDLAWAAGDSRTRGFLIGGTAGRTTLNGEGLQHEDGHSHMMAGTIPNCRTYDPTYGYELAVIIQDGMKKMTEEQQDIFYYITVMNESYQQPAMPAGVEEGIIKGMYLLEEDTREAAHHVQLMGSGTILREVREAAKILREEFNVGADVWSVTSFNELRRDGLAVERANRLKPGQKPQQTYVEQCLNGRKGPVIASTDYMKLFAEQIRQWVPSKEFKVLGTDGYGRSDSRKKLRHFFEVDRHFVVLAALEALADRGEIEPKVVADAIVKFGIDPDKRNPLDC, via the coding sequence ATGCAAGACCTCGATCCAATCGAAACCCAGGAATGGCTGGATGCCCTGGAGTCGGTCCTCGACAAAGAAGGCGAAGACCGCGCTCATTACCTGATGACCCGCATGGGCGAGCTGGCCACCCGCAGTGGCTCCCAGCTGCCGTACGCGATCACCACGCCATACCGCAACACCATCCCTGTCACCCACGAAGCACGCATGCCTGGCGACCTGTTCATGGAACGCCGCATTCGCTCGATGGTGCGTTGGAACGCGCTGGCCATGGTGATGCGCACCAACCTGAAGGACTCGGACCTGGGCGGCCACATCTCCAGCTTCGCTTCCAGTGCCACCCTGTACGACATCGGCTTCAACTACTTCTTCCAGGCGCCGACTGAAGAACACGGCGGCGACCTGATCTTCTTCCAGGGCCACGCATCGCCAGGCGTTTACGCCCGTGCCTTCATGGAAGGCCGCATCAACGAAGACCAGATGAACAACTTCCGTCAGGAAGTGGACGGCAACGGCCTGTCTTCGTACCCGCACCCATGGCTGATGCCTGACTTCTGGCAGTTCCCGACCGTTTCGATGGGTCTGGGCCCGATCCAGGCCATCTACCAGGCACGTTTCATGAAGTACCTGGAAGCGCGCGGCTTCATCCCGGCCGGCAAGCAGAAGGTCTGGTGCTTCATGGGCGACGGCGAGTGCGACGAGCCGGAATCCCTGGGCGCAATCGCCCTGGCCGGCCGCGAGAAGCTGGACAACCTGATCTTCGTCATCAACTGCAACCTGCAGCGCCTCGACGGCCCGGTTCGCGGCAACGGCAAGATCATCCAGGAACTCGAAGGCGTGTTCCGTGGCGGTGGCTGGAACGTCAACAAAGTCGTCTGGGGCCGCTTCTGGGACCCACTGCTGGCCAAGGACACCAACGGTGCCCTTCAGCGCCGCATGGACGAAGTCATCGACGGCGAGTACCAGAACTACAAAGCCAAAGACGGCGCGTACGTTCGTGAGAACTTCTTCAACACCCCAGAGCTCAAGGCCATGGTCGAAGACCTGTCCGACGACGAGATCTGGAAGCTCAACCGTGGCGGCCACGACCCGTACAAGGTCTACGCGGCTTACCACCAGGCTGTGAACCACAAAGAGCAGCCGACTGTCATCCTGGCCAAGACCATCAAGGGTTACGGCACCGGTGCTGGCGAAGCCAAGAACACCGCGCACAACACCAAGAAGGTCGACGTCGACAGCCTGCGTCACTTCCGTGACCGCTTCGACATCCCGGTCAAGGATGCGGACCTGGAGAACCTGCCGTTCTTCAAGCCGGAAGAAGGTTCTGCCGAAGCCCGTTACCTGGCCGAGCGCCGCGCAGCCCTGGGTGGCTTCGTACCGCAGCGCCGTGCCAAGAGCTTCAGCGTACCGACCCCATCCCTGGAAACGCTGAAAGCGATCCTGGACGGCTCGGGCGACCGCGAAATCTCCACCACCATGGCCTTCGTGCGTATCCTCGCGCAACTGGTCAAGGACAAGGAAATCGGCCAGCGCATCGTTCCGATCATCCCGGACGAAGCCCGTACCTTCGGTATGGAAGGCATGTTCCGCCAGCTGGGCATCTACTCGTCCGTCGGCCAGCTCTACGAGCCAGTCGATAAAGACCAGGTGATGTTCTACCGCGAAGACAAGAAGGGCCAGATCCTCGAGGAAGGCATCAACGAAGCCGGCGCCATGTCGTCGTTCATCGCTGCCGGTACCTCGTACAGCTGCCACAACCAGCCGATGCTGCCGTTCTACATCTTCTACTCGATGTTCGGCTTCCAGCGTATTGGCGACCTGGCCTGGGCCGCTGGCGACAGCCGCACCCGTGGCTTCCTGATCGGCGGTACCGCCGGCCGTACCACCCTCAACGGTGAAGGCCTGCAGCACGAAGACGGTCACAGCCACATGATGGCGGGCACCATCCCGAACTGCCGCACCTACGATCCGACCTACGGCTACGAGCTGGCGGTGATCATCCAGGACGGCATGAAGAAGATGACCGAAGAGCAACAGGACATCTTCTACTACATCACCGTGATGAACGAATCCTACCAGCAGCCAGCCATGCCGGCCGGTGTCGAGGAAGGCATCATCAAGGGCATGTACCTGCTCGAAGAAGACACCCGCGAAGCCGCGCACCACGTACAGCTGATGGGCTCCGGCACCATCCTGCGCGAAGTCCGCGAAGCGGCGAAGATCCTGCGTGAAGAGTTCAACGTCGGTGCCGACGTGTGGAGCGTCACCAGCTTCAACGAACTGCGTCGCGACGGCCTGGCCGTGGAACGCGCCAACCGCCTGAAGCCTGGCCAGAAGCCACAGCAGACTTACGTCGAGCAGTGCCTGAACGGTCGCAAGGGCCCGGTCATCGCGTCCACCGACTACATGAAGCTGTTCGCCGAGCAGATTCGCCAGTGGGTTCCAAGCAAAGAGTTCAAAGTCCTGGGTACCGACGGTTACGGTCGCAGCGACAGCCGCAAGAAGCTGCGTCACTTCTTCGAGGTCGACCGCCACTTCGTGGTGCTGGCTGCCCTGGAAGCCCTGGCTGACCGCGGCGAGATCGAACCCAAGGTTGTGGCTGACGCCATCGTCAAGTTCGGCATCGACCCGGACAAGCGCAACCCACTGGACTGCTGA